In Gemmatimonadota bacterium, the genomic window ATCGCTCGGACTGGCACTGCACGACGATGCCGGAAGGCCGGTGGGTTATGCGTACGGCCGAAGAGGTCTTGTTCACGTGCTGGCCACCGGCGCCGCTCGCCCGGTAGACGTCGATCTCCAGGTCCGTCTCGCTTAAATCGATATCGCCCGGATCGTCGATTTCGGGCAACACGGAAACCGAGGCGAAAGAGGTGTGCCGCCGGTGGTTCGAGTCGAAGGGGGAGATGCGCACGAGGCGGTGGACGCCGGCTTCCGCCTTGAGGTACCCGTAGGCGTATTCGCCCGAGACTTCGATGGATACGCTCTTGATGCCGGCTTCCTCGCCCGGCTGCAGGTCCAGGGTATCGAAGGCGTAGTCCCGGGATTCCATCCAGCGCAGGTACATGCGCATGAGCATCTCCGCCCAGTCCTGGGACTCGGTACCGCCCGCCCCGGGGTGAATGGAAACGATGGCGTTCTTCGTGTCGTCGGGGGCCGACAGCATGCTCTGCAGCGTCGCCGCCTCCAGGAGGCCCTGCAGCGACCGGACCCCTTCTTCTATTTCGTCGAAAGCGTCCCGGTCGTCCTCCTCTACGGCCATTTCGAAGAGGGTTTCCAGGTCCTCTGCCTGGCTGCCCATCTCGTTCCAGCCATCGATGATCTTCTTATGATCGCTGATCTGCCGGCTGACCGTCTGGGCCCTGGCCTGGTTGTTCCAGAAGTCCGGTTCGCCCGTGACACCTTCGAGCCGGGCCGTCTCCGCCTGCCGGTTCTCTATGTCAAAGACCCCTCCAGAGATAGGACAACTGGCTTCG contains:
- the prfB gene encoding peptide chain release factor 2 (programmed frameshift) — translated: MPKMMEPSEIKNALEACRSQLSYLWRGLDIENRQAETARLEGVTGEPDFWNNQARAQTVSRQISDHKKIIDGWNEMGSQAEDLETLFEMAVEEDDRDAFDEIEEGVRSLQGLLEAATLQSMLSAPDDTKNAIVSIHPGAGGTESQDWAEMLMRMYLRWMESRDYAFDTLDLQPGEEAGIKSVSIEVSGEYAYGYLKAEAGVHRLVRISPFDSNHRRHTSFASVSVLPEIDDPGDIDLSETDLEIDVYRASGAGGQHVNKTSSAVRITHRPSGIVVQCQSERSQHRNRESAMKVLMSRLYQQRQDEIREKRERLEGDKKDIAWGSQIRSYVFHPYTMVKDHRTGTEIGNIQSVMNGGIDAFIEAYLRGGDSEQSG